The Vibrio chagasii genome includes a region encoding these proteins:
- a CDS encoding O-acetylhomoserine aminocarboxypropyltransferase/cysteine synthase family protein encodes MKDETLSIHFGYETDPTTKSVATPIYQTVAYEFDDAQHGADLFNLEVPGNIYTRIMNPTNDVLEKRMAALEGGIAGLVVSAGSAAINYAIQTLAQIGDNIVSTPQLYGGTYTLFAHMLPNQGIEVRFAKDDKPESLAELIDEKTKAVYCESIGNPAGNIIDLERVAELAHAQGVPVIVDNTVATPVLCKPIEFGADIVVHSLTKYVGGHGTTLGGVIVDSGKFPWAEHKDRFPVFNQPEPSYHGVVYTEAFGEAAFIGRARTVPLRNTGAALSPMNAFMLMLGLETLSLRMERHTENALKVAEYLNQHEKVSWVSYAGLPSSEFYPLAEKYMRGKPSAILSFGLKDGYEAGVRFYDALQIFKRLVNIGDAKSLACHPASTTHRQLSEAEQKQAGVSPEMIRLSVGIEHIEDILADLEQALNA; translated from the coding sequence ATGAAAGACGAAACACTCTCGATTCACTTCGGATACGAAACCGATCCAACCACTAAATCCGTTGCTACTCCTATCTACCAAACCGTTGCCTATGAATTTGACGATGCTCAGCATGGTGCTGATCTGTTCAACCTAGAAGTACCAGGCAATATCTACACCCGCATTATGAACCCAACCAACGATGTGTTGGAGAAACGTATGGCGGCGTTAGAAGGTGGTATTGCAGGTTTGGTAGTGAGTGCAGGCAGCGCGGCAATCAACTACGCGATTCAGACATTGGCACAAATCGGTGACAACATTGTCTCAACACCTCAGCTTTACGGTGGCACTTACACCTTGTTTGCTCACATGCTGCCAAACCAAGGGATTGAAGTTCGTTTTGCTAAAGACGATAAACCGGAGAGCCTAGCAGAGCTTATCGATGAAAAAACCAAAGCGGTTTACTGTGAGAGTATCGGTAACCCTGCGGGTAATATCATCGACCTAGAGCGTGTCGCCGAACTTGCCCACGCGCAAGGTGTCCCTGTGATTGTCGATAATACCGTCGCGACTCCAGTGCTGTGTAAGCCTATTGAGTTTGGTGCTGATATTGTAGTCCATTCACTAACAAAGTACGTGGGTGGTCACGGTACAACCTTGGGTGGTGTGATTGTCGATTCAGGTAAATTCCCTTGGGCAGAACACAAAGATCGCTTCCCGGTATTTAATCAACCAGAGCCCTCTTATCACGGTGTGGTTTATACCGAAGCCTTTGGTGAGGCTGCATTTATTGGTCGTGCTAGAACGGTTCCACTACGCAATACAGGCGCAGCCTTGTCGCCAATGAATGCCTTTATGTTGATGCTAGGCTTGGAGACGCTGTCGCTACGTATGGAGCGACATACAGAGAACGCATTGAAAGTGGCGGAGTATCTCAACCAACATGAGAAAGTCAGCTGGGTAAGTTACGCTGGCTTACCTAGTTCAGAGTTCTACCCGCTTGCTGAAAAGTACATGCGAGGTAAGCCATCGGCGATTTTATCTTTTGGCTTAAAGGATGGTTATGAAGCAGGTGTTCGCTTTTATGACGCGCTACAAATCTTTAAGCGCTTGGTAAACATTGGCGATGCAAAATCTCTGGCTTGTCACCCTGCTTCGACGACACACCGTCAACTAAGCGAAGCTGAACAGAAACAAGCTGGAGTATCACCAGAGATGATTCGCCTATCAGTCGGTATTGAACACATCGAAGATATCCTTGCAGACCTAGAGCAAGCTCTTAACGCTTAA